A region from the Aphis gossypii isolate Hap1 unplaced genomic scaffold, ASM2018417v2 Contig00597, whole genome shotgun sequence genome encodes:
- the LOC126554763 gene encoding putative nuclease HARBI1, which translates to MPNTNEKKKETSDEFKKIAGIPNILGAIDGTYISIRKPKHKIRSTYVNRHHDCSITLQAICDAKKKFLDVFTGTPGKMHDARILQMSFIYKDQYLYEVCGSKFHILADSAYPLEENIITPFKDYGNLTVTEKQFNKNHSKTRVVIENTFGLLKGRFRQLLKLDFALTEKDANFVLACCVLHNMCSESDDIIITELPREEPQHIILADLNPRSLDARTKGMTKRLILSNSL; encoded by the exons atgcccAATacaaatgagaaaaaaaaagaaacatctgatgaatttaaaaaa attgctGGTATACCAAACATTCTTGGTGCAATAGATGGTACTTACATTAGCATAAGAAAacctaaacataaaattagatCTACATATGTCAATAGGCACCATGATTGTTCTATAACACTTCAAGCTATTTGTGATGCTAAGAAAAAATTCCTTGATGTTTTCACTGGGACCCCTGGTAAAATGCATGATGCACGGATTCTACAaatgtcatttatttataaagaccAATATTTGTATGAAGTGTGTGGATCTAAGTTCCATATATTAGCTGATTCAGCTTACCCTTTGGAAGAGAACATAATAACTCCATTTAAAGATTATGGTAATCTTACTGTTACCGaaaaacagtttaataaaaatcattctaAAACAAGAGTTGTCATAGAAAACACTTTCGGCCTTTTAAAGGGGCGTTTtcgtcaattattaaaattagattttgcATTGACTGAAAAAGATGCCAATTTTGTTCTGGCTTGTTGTGTTTTACACAATATGTGTTCAGAGTCAGATGATATCATTATCACAGAACTACCACGAGAAGAACCtcagcatataatattagcaGATTTAAATCCAAGATCTTTAGATGCTCGTACAAAAGGAATGACAAAACGCCTAATATTATCAAACTCATTGtaa
- the LOC126554764 gene encoding uncharacterized protein LOC126554764, translated as MPVVNSVWTAENTSFMLECYHQYLEQIGPMKKFKNKRCMWMKIKQDIQDKFNYSFTDIQIENRYKTVLKRNKMSTKNNNTTGSSPKFSTVDNEFAKITALDDSIEPAVQVGTSSSGLKRLIKEDIVPKDMPIVSNKKVKTSVTDVLIAMLKEKEENKKQRELNRERRHNEKMDLLRTLLNNK; from the exons ATGCCTGTTGTAAATAGTGTTTGGACAGCAGAAAATACAAGTTTTATGTTAGAATGTTACCATCAATATTTGGAACAAATTGGTCcgatgaaaaaatttaaaaataaaagatgtaTGTGgatgaaaattaaacaagACATTCAAGACAAATTTAACTACTCATTCACAGatatacaaattgaaaatcgctataaaacggttttaaaaagaaacaaaatgtctaccaaaaataataacactactGGATCTTCTCCAAAATTTAGTACGGTTGATAATGAGTTCGCAAAAATTACTGCATTGGACGACTCTATTGAGCCGGCTGTCCAAGTtg gTACATCGAGTTCTGGACTTAAACGATTGATCAAAGAAGATATTGTACCCAAAGATATGCCAATCgtttcaaacaaaaaagttaaaacttctGTCACAGATGTTTTAATTGCTATGCTcaaagaaaaagaagaaaataaaaaacaaagagAACTAAACCGTGAAAGGCGCcataatgaaaaaatggaTTTGCTTAGaactcttttaaataataagtga
- the LOC126554769 gene encoding uncharacterized protein LOC126554769 yields MSMDEMEINPQISFDTNRHLMFGNITLGNSTKEGNKLLVVLIRGVKHTWKQIVGAHVTDGAVNKESFKKFIFECIDFVENCGIQVTSLSSDMGNCNRVLWTELGIQIKKEGVRENKFGHNGHYIFITPDVCHLLKNLKSATLKGDINLPVTYCESNNLPTQIIKGSYIFKLWSEEINAGKELRSLHHLNRNDIFPDNFQKMNVGAAIRFFSLKTAVALELAVRFETLPQDALTTAHFIRLIYEWFTLTASKVRKVRLKI; encoded by the coding sequence ATGTCAATGGATGAAATGGAGATAAATCCCCAGATAAGTTTTGATACAAATCGCCACTTAATGTTTGGGAATATTACTCTTGGAAACTCAACCAAAGAAGGGAACAAATTGTTAGTGGTTTTAATAAGAGGTGTAAAACACACATGGAAGCAAATAGTAGGTGCTCATGTAACTGATGGTGCTGTAAATAAAGAATCAttcaaaaaattcatttttgaatgcattgattttgttgaaaattgtgGTATACAAGTTACATCTTTGTCATCTGATATGGGGAACTGCAATAGAGTTCTATGGACAGAATTGggcatacaaataaaaaaagaaggcGTTAGGGAAAACAAGTTCGGCCACAATGgccattacatttttattacccCTGATGTGTgtcatttacttaaaaatttgaaaagtgCTACATTAAAGGGGGATATTAATTTACCTGTAACTTACTGTGAAAGTAATAATCTTCCAACTCAAATTATCAAaggttcttatatttttaagttgtgGAGTGAAGAAATAAATGCCGGAAAAGAACTTAGAAGTTTACACCACTTGAATCGTAATGATATATTTCCTGATAACTTCCAAAAAATGAATGTTGGAGCAGCTATAAGATTCTTTTCTTTGAAGACTGCTGTTGCTCTTGAGTTAGCTGTAAGATTTGAAACGTTACCACAAGATGCTTTAACAACAGCCCACTTTATACGACTCATTTATGAATGGTTCACATTAACAGCCTCAAAAGTTAGGAAGGTTAGGTTAAAGAtttga